Sequence from the Cellulomonas fimi ATCC 484 genome:
CCTTCCCGCCGACGACGGCTCCGCGCCCGTCCCGCACTGGGACGAGTTCCGTGTGCAGGCGCACGGCACCGACCGCGTCCTCGACGCGCTGCACAAGGTCAAGTGGGAGCAGGACGGCTCGCTGACGTTCCGCAGGTCGTGCGCGCACGGCATCTGCGGGTCCGACGCCATGCGCATCAACGGCCGCAACCGCCTCGCGTGCAAGACGCTGCTCAAGGACCTCGACCCGTCCAAGCCGATCACCGTCGAGCCCATCAAGGGCCTGCCCGTGGTCAAGGACCTCGTGGTCGACATGGAGCCGTTCTTCGCGTCGTACCGCGAGATCATGCCGTTCCTCATCACGACCGGGACCGAGCCGACCAAGGAGCGCCGCCAGTCCGCCGAGCAGCGCGAGCGGTTCGACGACACGACCAAGTGCATCCTGTGCGCGGCCTGCACGTCCTCG
This genomic interval carries:
- a CDS encoding succinate dehydrogenase iron-sulfur subunit, whose amino-acid sequence is MTATLDATPEVGAVPSFEVTLKVMRYLPADDGSAPVPHWDEFRVQAHGTDRVLDALHKVKWEQDGSLTFRRSCAHGICGSDAMRINGRNRLACKTLLKDLDPSKPITVEPIKGLPVVKDLVVDMEPFFASYREIMPFLITTGTEPTKERRQSAEQRERFDDTTKCILCAACTSSCPVFWTDGQYFGPAAIVNAHRFIFDSRDEGGAQRLEILNDKEGVWRCRTTFNCTEACPRGIEITKAIQEVKRAMITRAF